DNA sequence from the Candidatus Sulfuricurvum sp. RIFRC-1 genome:
TTAAAACCCCAAAGGCAATGAAAACGAAGAATATGGCAAGACCTAATTTATGACGTAAAACGATAGCGATGATAAGAAGGAGAATAAAGAGGATAATCACCCCTCCAAAGAGGAAGTAATCGTAAATAATCAGATGTTGAATAAAATCTTGAATGCGTGCTTTCATTTGTTCCTAGCGTTTTTCTCCGCAATCCCGCTCATCCCGAATCTGCGGGCAAGCTCTTGTTTGACACGATCGGGAGAGATGTTTTTATGCCCAAGTGCAACGAGGACGTGATACACTAAATCGGCACATTCGTAAATAATTTCATCTTCATTGCCGTCTTTGATAGCAAAACTAAACTCTCCAGCCTCTTCGACCACTTTTTTGAGGATGGTATTATCCCCTTTGCTCAACAATTTAGCCGTCCATGAAGTTTCAGGGTCAGCGTTTTTTCGGCTTAGGATCGTATGATAGAGTTCATCAATAATGCCGTAGGTTGCGGTTGTATCGATTTGCGGTTCACTAACAGACTCACCCAATTCGATATCGGTAAAGAAACAGGATTTACGTCCGGTATGACATGCCACACCCTCTTGACGCACGAGGAGGAGGAGCGTATCGTTATCACAGTCAAGCAAAAATCGATCGATGTGCTGTAGGTGACCGCTGGACTCCCCTTTTTTCCAAAGGCGCTGTTTGGATCGAGAATAATAGTGGGCGATTCGCGTCGAGAGGGAGAGCTCCAATGCTTCACGGTTCACGTACGCCATCATAAGCACTTCAAGAGTAGTCGAGTCTTGGACGATGACGGGAAGAAGCTCTGCCTTTGCCCAGTCGATTTGATCAAGATTCATTGGTTATTTCCCTGTAGAACTTATTTTTTGGTTGTCGCCACTTTTGGTATCGAGCCAAATATTGGGTGTTGATCCCCCTGGGGTGAGGAAAATTTTAGCGTCTTTGTTTTCTTTCAGGGCTTCGTTAAATTTACCTTGAACTTGGATTTGCTCCAATTTTAAAAGGCCAGGGGTTAGAGAAGCACCGATAAGATGGTTGGCTTTGGCTTGTGCTTGTGCTTGGATCGTAATAGCGTTCGCAGTACCTTGAGCTTCGGTCTCTTTTTTGAACGCCTCTTGTTTCGCACGTTCAACATCTTGCTGTGCACGCTCTACTTCTTGTTTCGCGACTTGAACCCGCTCAATTTGATCTTTTACTTTTTGAGGAAGACCAATTTCACGCAGTTGAATCGATTCAAGCTGTGCCGGAGCATTTTTCTGTCCTTCAACATTTTTACGAATCCCTGCTTCGATTTGTGTCGCAATAGCATTACGCATAATCGGGAGATTTTCTGCTTCATATTGGCCGACAACGTTACGGACGACATCGCGGGCTACCGGATCGATAATTTTATCTTCCCAGCTAAAGCCCCAGTTGGAGATGGTTTGTGCCGCGAGTTGTGCGTTTAAGCGATATTGGACGGTGATATCGATAGAGACAGGAAGTCCCCGTTTATCCAAAACGGTAATCGCCGGTTTGAGGACGATTCCATCCCCTGCAGTTGAAGCACGATCAATTTTATCGGCATAGTTGATGATACGAACTTTGGTATCGACAACGTACACTTTTTGGATCATAGGAATGAGGAAATGGAGCCCCGGCATGAGTGCCTGATCTTCATATTTACCGTTGGTGGAGAGGATACCGCGTTCCCCCTCGGTGATAATGATGAACGGTTTGGCTAAAACGAGGAGCAAAATAAATCCGCCGATAACCCATAACATTCCCGCTTTTTGGCTGTTTAGATTAAAATCGAATTTTGGCGGTTTTGGAGCCTGAAAGCCCCCCCCTCGTTGTTCTTCTTTTTTCTTTTTATTGAAATAGTCGTTCATATCACTTGCCATGATTTTCCTTTTGCTATGATTTATACGCTATCGGAATACATCCCGATTAGCTACGTTAACACTGGGTTTACTTCGGCAGTAAGCCCAGTGTTTTTTTAATTTATATAGGTTAAATAGTGATCGTAATCTGGGTTTCGACCGCATACGATGTCGAAATAAGCGCTTTGGATTTTTTCGGTCAATGGCCCGCGTCCGCCTGCTCCGAGTACACGTGCATCGACTTCGCGAATCGGAGTAATCTCAGCCGCCGTTCCGGTGAGGAATGCTTCATCGGCTACGTAAATCTCTTCACGGGTGATTTTTCTGCGCGTAACTTTGATCCCCATGTTTTCCGCCATCTCAATAACGGTTTTTTGGGTAATCGACACGAGCGAGTTGTCATTTGGAGGGGTGATTAGTTCACCGTCTTTGATCAAGAAAAACGATGCCCCGCTCGCTTCGGCAACGTATCCCTCATCATCGAGGAGCAACGCTTCATCATACCCTGCTTCAACCGCTTCGAATTTCGCCATTTGAGAGTTGAGGTAGTTTCCGACCGCTTTGGCTTTACCCATGTTCGATTTGTTATTCGGACGGCTGAACGATGAGATTTTCAAACGGATTCCCCGTTTCATCCCCTCTTCACCGAGGTAAGCGCCCCATTCCCATGCGGCAACCGATACTTCGACCGGAGCTTCTTTGTGATAGACACCCATAACACCGTAACCGAGGTAAACGATAGGACGAAGATAGACATTTTCTCCGGTAAATTCGTTGGCACGCAAGAGTTCGATTTGCGCCGCATTGAGTTCCTCTACAGTGTAAGGGACCGTAATAAGGGTCATTTTTGCCGATTCGATCAGACGTTTTGTGTGGTCGTTCAGACGAAAAATGGCATACCCTTTTGGGGTTTTATACGCTTTGGTCCCCTCGATTGCGCCGTTACCGTAGTGCAGTGTGTGGGAAAGGACGTGAATCTTTGCTTCACTCCACGGAAGCATTTTGCCGTTCATCCAAATATATTTGGCTTCATTCATAGGGAAGATCTCCAAAAGAAAAATTGGGAGATTTTAGCGCAGTTGTGATTTAAGGTATATTAAGAGCGAGGAGTTCCCGCAATCGCGGGAAGCATTTAATGTGAGGGTGTATTGATCATCCAAATAGAGAAAACATCGAGATAATCCCAAAACGATTGGATGTATTCAGGATTCACCCCTTCTGCTTCGAGCGGAGGGAGGAGTTCAGCATAAAACTCAAGCCATCGGCGGCGTCCGTGCTCATCGATACGAAACGGTGCGTGGCGACCTACCATACGAGGTTCCCCACGGCTTTGGGCAAAAAAGTCGGGTCCTCCGCAGATTTGGATGAGAAAGTCGGCGGCGTGTTTTTTGGCAGCTTCAAAATCTTCATCATCGTTAACGGGAAATAAAAATGCGATATCACTGTTGCGGATCATCTCGTAGTGATCATCAATGAGGCGGCGAAAACGCTCTTCGCCGACTTGGAAGTAGAATCCCGGGTGGGGTTTGGTGACGGGAGGGCGTACCCCTAAAACACCGTCGGTAATTTTAAGTTCCATGTAAGATATCCTCTGTGTAATTTTGGGACATATTTTAAAGATATTGAGGAAAAAGAATGCTTAAAAACATCTTTATGATATTTATTTTAGTAATAATAAGTATAATTGAAACATAATTTCAAAAGTTTTGAATTTCCAAATTATAGCATAACTTAATTATACACA
Encoded proteins:
- the hisIE gene encoding bifunctional phosphoribosyl-AMP cyclohydrolase/phosphoribosyl-ATP diphosphatase HisIE produces the protein MNLDQIDWAKAELLPVIVQDSTTLEVLMMAYVNREALELSLSTRIAHYYSRSKQRLWKKGESSGHLQHIDRFLLDCDNDTLLLLVRQEGVACHTGRKSCFFTDIELGESVSEPQIDTTATYGIIDELYHTILSRKNADPETSWTAKLLSKGDNTILKKVVEEAGEFSFAIKDGNEDEIIYECADLVYHVLVALGHKNISPDRVKQELARRFGMSGIAEKNARNK
- a CDS encoding prohibitin family protein, translating into MASDMNDYFNKKKKEEQRGGGFQAPKPPKFDFNLNSQKAGMLWVIGGFILLLVLAKPFIIITEGERGILSTNGKYEDQALMPGLHFLIPMIQKVYVVDTKVRIINYADKIDRASTAGDGIVLKPAITVLDKRGLPVSIDITVQYRLNAQLAAQTISNWGFSWEDKIIDPVARDVVRNVVGQYEAENLPIMRNAIATQIEAGIRKNVEGQKNAPAQLESIQLREIGLPQKVKDQIERVQVAKQEVERAQQDVERAKQEAFKKETEAQGTANAITIQAQAQAKANHLIGASLTPGLLKLEQIQVQGKFNEALKENKDAKIFLTPGGSTPNIWLDTKSGDNQKISSTGK
- a CDS encoding branched-chain amino acid transaminase, with protein sequence MNEAKYIWMNGKMLPWSEAKIHVLSHTLHYGNGAIEGTKAYKTPKGYAIFRLNDHTKRLIESAKMTLITVPYTVEELNAAQIELLRANEFTGENVYLRPIVYLGYGVMGVYHKEAPVEVSVAAWEWGAYLGEEGMKRGIRLKISSFSRPNNKSNMGKAKAVGNYLNSQMAKFEAVEAGYDEALLLDDEGYVAEASGASFFLIKDGELITPPNDNSLVSITQKTVIEMAENMGIKVTRRKITREEIYVADEAFLTGTAAEITPIREVDARVLGAGGRGPLTEKIQSAYFDIVCGRNPDYDHYLTYIN